In a genomic window of Bradyrhizobium sp. LLZ17:
- a CDS encoding acyl-CoA dehydrogenase family protein has product MPAPAVDNKLAKCTKRRFGYDASSPPARACSSPRPALCGRRRRTRPRRRLCRRALPRAQHKVFSALVPTELGGGGLRHSAMCAFLRQLAHYCPSTALALSMHQHLVAAAVYNHRNGGPGKKLLERVAADETVLISTGANDWMESNGTAERADGGFRVKARKPFGSGSPSGGILVTSAPFEDPKEGWQVLHFAIPFTANGVSLADDWKTLGMRATGSQSIILDDVFVPDGAIALRRPRGRFHQAWNVILTVAMPLIMSVYAGVAEAAAAIGMEQAKKRKGDPTVPYVLGELTNQLTIAQLAVDDMVRLADDLESATNLEMANAMLVRKTIVAEHVLETVEKALEAAGGAGFYRKIALERFLRDAHAAQFHPLSAKRQHRFTGRIALGLDPITDAA; this is encoded by the coding sequence TTGCCCGCGCCGGCTGTCGATAACAAGCTGGCAAAATGTACCAAACGGAGGTTTGGCTATGACGCGAGTTCCCCACCTGCAAGAGCTTGTTCAAGTCCTCGGCCCGCGCTTTGCGGAAGGCGCCGCCGAACGCGACCAAGGCGACGTCTTTGTCGCCGAGCACTACCACGGGCTCAACACAAAGTATTCTCGGCCCTTGTTCCCACCGAGCTTGGCGGCGGCGGCCTTCGCCACAGCGCGATGTGCGCCTTCCTGCGCCAGCTCGCCCATTATTGCCCGTCGACCGCGCTGGCGTTGTCGATGCATCAGCATCTCGTTGCCGCGGCCGTCTATAATCACCGCAACGGCGGGCCGGGGAAGAAGCTGCTGGAGCGGGTCGCGGCCGACGAGACGGTTCTAATCTCAACTGGCGCGAATGACTGGATGGAATCGAATGGTACGGCTGAGCGCGCCGACGGCGGCTTCCGCGTTAAGGCGCGAAAGCCATTCGGTAGCGGCTCGCCGAGCGGCGGCATATTGGTGACGTCAGCTCCCTTTGAAGACCCTAAGGAGGGCTGGCAGGTTCTACACTTTGCAATTCCGTTCACAGCCAACGGCGTCTCGCTCGCTGACGATTGGAAAACCCTCGGCATGCGCGCCACTGGCTCGCAGTCCATCATACTTGATGATGTCTTTGTGCCCGACGGCGCCATCGCCTTGCGTCGGCCACGCGGTCGCTTCCACCAAGCGTGGAACGTCATTCTGACTGTGGCAATGCCGCTGATCATGTCGGTCTACGCTGGCGTGGCCGAGGCCGCGGCCGCCATCGGCATGGAGCAGGCAAAAAAGCGCAAAGGCGATCCAACCGTGCCCTATGTGCTCGGTGAACTCACCAATCAGTTGACGATTGCACAGCTTGCCGTGGACGATATGGTCCGCTTGGCGGACGATCTGGAATCAGCGACGAACCTGGAAATGGCGAACGCCATGCTGGTGAGAAAAACGATCGTCGCCGAGCACGTCTTGGAGACCGTCGAGAAGGCGTTGGAGGCGGCGGGCGGCGCCGGCTTCTACCGCAAGATCGCTCTTGAGCGGTTCTTGCGCGATGCACACGCTGCGCAGTTCCATCCATTATCCGCAAAGCGCCAGCACCGATTCACCGGCCGCATTGCTCTCGGCCTCGATCCGATAACGGACGCAGCATGA
- a CDS encoding winged helix-turn-helix transcriptional regulator, which translates to MAEKRGYGQFCPIALAAEILAERWMPLVIRELLCGSIRFNDLQRGVPRMSSALLAQRLRQLQFAGIVERRRGEARSFEYHLTPAGRELFPVVESMGIWAQRWLRHDLVDTANLDPDLLMWDIRRNVAARASPRDGRYVVEFQLSGVPISRRRYWLIFEHGIVDLCYRIPGFDVDLFVGASLHVLTQVWLGHISLNQAIREGQLRLDGSHDDVTAFHSWFALSMFAPAGRKPTGQSEASAE; encoded by the coding sequence ATGGCGGAAAAGCGAGGATACGGTCAGTTCTGCCCCATCGCCCTTGCCGCCGAGATACTGGCGGAAAGATGGATGCCGCTCGTCATTCGTGAGCTGTTGTGTGGCAGCATTCGGTTCAACGACTTGCAGCGCGGGGTGCCGCGCATGTCCTCGGCACTGTTGGCACAGCGCCTCAGACAGCTGCAGTTCGCCGGCATCGTCGAGCGGCGGCGCGGTGAGGCGCGTAGTTTTGAGTACCATCTGACCCCAGCCGGGCGCGAACTATTTCCGGTAGTGGAGAGCATGGGCATTTGGGCGCAGCGCTGGCTGCGTCACGATCTTGTCGATACAGCGAACCTGGATCCCGACCTTCTGATGTGGGATATCCGTCGCAACGTTGCGGCCCGAGCTTCGCCGCGCGATGGGCGGTACGTCGTTGAGTTTCAGCTGTCAGGCGTCCCAATCAGCCGCCGCCGCTACTGGTTGATATTCGAGCACGGCATTGTTGATCTTTGCTATCGCATTCCAGGCTTTGATGTTGACCTATTCGTCGGCGCCAGTCTACACGTCCTGACGCAGGTCTGGCTGGGCCACATTTCGCTCAACCAGGCAATTCGGGAGGGGCAGCTGCGTCTTGACGGATCACATGATGACGTGACCGCGTTTCACTCGTGGTTCGCGCTGAGTATGTTCGCGCCGGCGGGACGCAAGCCGACCGGACAGAGTGAAGCTTCAGCCGAGTAG
- a CDS encoding GFA family protein: protein MANAQCLCGALSLKLRETSKLIVACHCLACQRRTGSPFGLGVFHAIDTVEISGTATEFIRVGDSGRKVRCYFCPTCGSTVYWKPDALPSLIGVAVGALGDPSFPAPAFSTFERSKHHWVHVDEAVEHFQTSGLQRGT from the coding sequence ATGGCTAATGCCCAATGCCTTTGCGGCGCTCTTTCACTGAAATTGCGAGAAACCTCAAAGCTGATTGTCGCGTGTCATTGCCTCGCCTGCCAGCGACGAACCGGTTCGCCATTCGGCCTCGGCGTTTTCCATGCAATCGACACCGTCGAGATCTCAGGAACGGCTACGGAGTTCATTCGCGTCGGCGATAGCGGCCGTAAGGTGCGATGCTATTTTTGTCCAACATGCGGCTCGACGGTCTATTGGAAGCCCGACGCCTTGCCATCTCTCATCGGCGTCGCGGTTGGCGCGCTCGGCGACCCCAGCTTTCCGGCTCCCGCCTTTTCGACATTCGAGCGGTCGAAGCATCATTGGGTCCACGTTGACGAGGCAGTCGAGCATTTCCAGACAAGCGGACTGCAAAGAGGGACCTGA
- a CDS encoding L,D-transpeptidase produces the protein MRKRAKRGKADTLALPMAGRVAISAVALAALGYGLLSRPLSVQPIRKPSAPQAQGSSTPVYVAAPVHASAPAPAPIVVPAPLAEPPKAADGPGAFVRQVVDYASHQAPGTVIIDTKNTFLYFVLNDAQAMRYGIGVGREGFTWSGEQSVARKIEWPDWRPPAEMLVRQPYLPRFMAGGPGNPLGARAMYLGETEYRIHGTNKPDTIGRRVSSGCIRLTNEDVVDLYERVKVGAKVIVLPTTAAHRPSQGAPPEAAFRSPDPASRSNRPSAMTAQNI, from the coding sequence ATGAGGAAGCGGGCCAAACGTGGAAAGGCAGACACGCTCGCACTGCCGATGGCCGGTAGAGTTGCAATTAGCGCTGTGGCCCTCGCCGCATTGGGCTACGGTTTGCTGTCTCGCCCCTTGAGCGTGCAACCGATACGAAAGCCGTCCGCGCCCCAAGCCCAGGGATCGTCAACTCCGGTCTACGTGGCAGCTCCGGTTCATGCATCAGCACCGGCGCCGGCTCCGATTGTGGTCCCGGCCCCTCTGGCCGAACCACCAAAAGCCGCTGATGGTCCCGGAGCGTTTGTTCGGCAGGTGGTCGACTACGCCAGCCACCAGGCGCCGGGCACCGTGATCATCGATACCAAAAACACATTCCTCTATTTCGTTCTGAACGACGCGCAAGCGATGCGCTACGGCATCGGTGTCGGCCGCGAAGGCTTCACATGGTCCGGTGAACAGAGTGTGGCGCGTAAAATAGAATGGCCGGATTGGCGTCCGCCTGCAGAGATGCTCGTGCGACAGCCTTATCTGCCGCGGTTCATGGCAGGCGGTCCCGGCAACCCGCTCGGCGCCCGGGCGATGTATCTTGGCGAGACCGAATATCGAATTCACGGCACCAACAAGCCCGATACGATCGGGAGGCGGGTTTCGTCCGGCTGTATCCGGCTGACCAATGAGGACGTCGTTGACCTCTACGAGCGGGTGAAAGTCGGAGCGAAAGTGATCGTGCTTCCCACAACCGCAGCCCATCGACCATCCCAGGGAGCGCCGCCCGAGGCCGCCTTCCGATCGCCGGATCCGGCGTCACGGTCGAACCGGCCCTCAGCGATGACCGCGCAGAACATCTGA
- the oxlT gene encoding oxalate/formate MFS antiporter, with protein sequence MTTATIDSRSPAVPATRRSQLICCVLCMVLIANLQYGWTLFVNPISQAHGWSIASIQVAFSIFIALETWLTPIHGWIVDSLGGRRGAKLVVAVGGILVALGWIINAYAESLAMLYLGAVVGGTGGGAVYATCVGQAVKWFPDRRGLAVGLTAAGYGAGAALTVVPIRAVIDAAGYQAAFFWFGLVQGGLVFVLAWFLRAPDPDEMVGVAAPRVMQTTRSYTPRQALGTGVFWLLYIMFIMVSASGLMATAQIAPIAKDFNIGNVAILFGASALSVALVVDSICNGGARPLFGWISDQIGREYTMAIAFGLGGVAYWLLGTLGHAPWAFVLFAALIFLTWGEIFSLFPSTCTDTFGTKFATVNLSLLYTAKGASAFLVPIANLIKSASGGWHLVFVLTAIMNFAVVALALFVLKPLRQRFLSNG encoded by the coding sequence ATGACGACAGCAACCATTGATTCCCGATCACCCGCAGTTCCGGCGACGCGGCGAAGTCAGCTCATCTGCTGCGTCCTATGCATGGTACTGATCGCCAACCTGCAGTACGGCTGGACGCTCTTCGTCAATCCGATCAGCCAGGCACATGGCTGGTCGATCGCATCGATCCAAGTTGCATTTAGCATCTTCATTGCCCTCGAGACCTGGCTGACGCCGATCCATGGCTGGATCGTTGACAGTCTCGGCGGACGACGTGGCGCCAAGCTGGTCGTGGCGGTTGGAGGCATCCTGGTCGCTCTCGGTTGGATTATCAACGCGTACGCAGAATCCCTCGCAATGCTCTATCTCGGTGCGGTGGTCGGCGGCACTGGAGGCGGAGCGGTGTACGCGACCTGTGTCGGCCAAGCAGTCAAATGGTTTCCCGACCGTCGCGGTTTGGCCGTCGGTCTTACGGCTGCCGGATACGGGGCCGGCGCAGCGCTGACCGTCGTTCCTATTCGCGCAGTGATCGATGCTGCCGGATACCAAGCAGCTTTTTTCTGGTTCGGGCTGGTCCAGGGTGGACTTGTCTTCGTCCTGGCGTGGTTCTTGCGGGCACCGGATCCCGACGAGATGGTCGGCGTCGCCGCACCAAGAGTGATGCAGACGACGCGTAGCTACACGCCTCGGCAAGCATTGGGCACCGGGGTATTCTGGCTACTTTACATCATGTTCATCATGGTGTCGGCGAGCGGGTTGATGGCAACCGCGCAGATCGCACCGATTGCCAAGGACTTCAATATTGGGAACGTGGCGATCCTGTTCGGCGCGTCGGCGCTGAGCGTGGCGCTGGTCGTCGACAGCATCTGCAATGGTGGAGCGCGTCCTCTGTTTGGCTGGATCTCAGACCAGATTGGCCGCGAATACACCATGGCGATCGCGTTCGGTCTGGGCGGAGTAGCATACTGGTTGCTGGGGACTTTGGGTCATGCCCCCTGGGCATTCGTTCTCTTCGCTGCGCTGATCTTCCTGACGTGGGGTGAAATCTTCAGCCTATTCCCGTCCACGTGCACGGACACTTTCGGAACCAAATTTGCAACCGTCAATCTCAGCCTGCTCTACACGGCCAAAGGCGCGTCGGCCTTCCTCGTGCCGATTGCCAATCTCATCAAATCAGCGAGCGGCGGTTGGCATTTGGTATTCGTGTTGACTGCCATCATGAACTTCGCGGTGGTGGCATTGGCTCTATTTGTGCTCAAGCCGTTGCGGCAGCGATTCCTGAGCAACGGCTGA
- the ftsH gene encoding ATP-dependent zinc metalloprotease FtsH: MTKNTRFNVAYAVFAIFALFFIQYVIVTANRIAVIPYSQYQQLLRDGKVDSVGVSDRTVQGTLKEPLPGGQKQFVTTRVDQDTAQELEKYHVRFTGQIESTFFRDLLSWIMPVLLFFGIWWYIGQRLAQSGGLGGGLMQIGKSKAKIYVEANTGITFADVAGVDEAKDELREVVDFLKNPTDYGRLGGRMPKGVLLVGPPGTGKTLLAKAVAGEAKVPFFSISGSEFVEMFVGVGAARVRDLFQQAHDKAPAIIFIDELDALGRARGIGPFAGGHDEKEQTLNQLLVELDGFDSRSGLVILAATNRPEILDPALLRAGRFDRQVLVDRPDKKGRRDILAVHMKIVRLAPDVDVDAVAGLTPGFTGADLANLVNEAALLATRRGAEAVGMRDFNNAVERMVAGLEKRNRLLNPKEREIVAYHEMGHALVALSLPGVDPVHKISIIPRGVGALGYTIQRPIEDRFLMTKEELENKMAVLLGGRAAELIVFGHLSTGAADDLRRVTDIARSMVTRYGMSEKLGSVAYERDPGNFLASADRPYPVRERDYAEETAAAVDREVKDIVDRVLERTEDLLTTRRSILDRAAKKLLEKETLEQSEIDALIREMPKEGAKEGLRAV, translated from the coding sequence ATGACCAAGAACACCCGCTTCAACGTGGCGTATGCCGTCTTCGCGATCTTCGCGCTGTTCTTCATCCAGTACGTCATCGTTACGGCGAACAGGATCGCCGTGATCCCCTACAGCCAGTACCAGCAGTTGCTTCGTGACGGCAAAGTCGACAGTGTCGGCGTTTCCGATCGCACCGTGCAGGGCACCCTGAAGGAGCCGTTGCCCGGCGGACAGAAGCAATTCGTGACCACGCGGGTCGACCAGGACACCGCTCAGGAGCTTGAAAAATATCACGTCCGCTTCACCGGGCAGATCGAGAGCACCTTCTTTCGCGACTTGCTCTCGTGGATCATGCCGGTGCTGCTGTTCTTCGGCATCTGGTGGTACATCGGCCAGCGCCTCGCACAAAGCGGCGGTCTCGGCGGCGGGCTGATGCAGATCGGCAAGAGCAAGGCCAAGATCTATGTCGAGGCCAATACCGGGATCACCTTCGCCGATGTCGCCGGCGTCGATGAAGCCAAGGACGAGCTTCGCGAGGTCGTGGATTTCTTGAAGAATCCCACCGATTACGGACGGCTTGGCGGCCGCATGCCGAAAGGCGTGCTGCTGGTCGGGCCGCCCGGCACCGGCAAGACCTTGCTGGCCAAGGCCGTGGCGGGCGAGGCGAAGGTGCCGTTCTTCTCGATCTCGGGCTCCGAGTTCGTCGAGATGTTTGTCGGCGTCGGCGCAGCCCGCGTGCGCGACCTGTTCCAGCAGGCGCACGACAAGGCGCCCGCGATCATCTTCATCGACGAGCTCGACGCGCTCGGCCGTGCACGTGGCATCGGCCCGTTCGCCGGCGGGCACGACGAGAAGGAACAGACCTTGAACCAGCTCCTGGTCGAGCTCGATGGATTCGACTCGCGCTCCGGCCTCGTCATCCTGGCTGCGACCAATCGCCCGGAAATCCTCGATCCCGCTCTGCTGCGCGCCGGCCGCTTTGACCGCCAGGTGCTGGTCGACCGGCCCGACAAGAAGGGCCGCCGCGACATTCTCGCGGTGCATATGAAGATTGTGCGGCTCGCCCCCGATGTCGACGTCGATGCCGTAGCCGGCTTGACGCCCGGATTTACCGGTGCCGATCTTGCCAATCTCGTCAACGAAGCCGCGCTTCTGGCAACCCGCCGTGGCGCCGAGGCGGTCGGCATGCGTGATTTCAACAACGCCGTCGAGCGTATGGTCGCGGGATTGGAGAAGCGCAACCGCCTGCTCAATCCGAAGGAGCGCGAGATCGTCGCCTATCACGAGATGGGGCACGCGCTGGTCGCGCTCTCGCTGCCCGGGGTCGATCCCGTGCACAAGATCTCCATCATCCCGCGGGGCGTCGGCGCGCTCGGCTACACCATTCAAAGGCCGATCGAGGACCGCTTCCTGATGACCAAGGAGGAGCTGGAGAACAAGATGGCCGTTCTGCTCGGCGGCCGCGCGGCAGAGTTGATCGTGTTCGGTCATCTCTCCACCGGCGCGGCCGACGATCTGCGCCGCGTCACCGACATCGCCCGCAGCATGGTGACGCGCTACGGCATGTCGGAAAAGCTCGGCAGCGTCGCCTACGAGCGCGATCCCGGTAATTTCCTGGCGAGCGCCGACCGGCCCTATCCGGTGCGCGAGCGCGACTATGCCGAGGAAACCGCGGCCGCCGTCGACCGCGAGGTCAAGGATATCGTCGACCGGGTCCTTGAGCGGACCGAAGACCTGCTGACGACGCGCCGTTCGATCCTGGATCGTGCCGCCAAAAAGCTGCTGGAAAAGGAGACGCTGGAGCAAAGCGAGATCGATGCGCTGATCCGGGAGATGCCCAAAGAAGGCGCGAAGGAAGGTCTGCGGGCCGTTTGA
- a CDS encoding DUF1259 domain-containing protein, translated as MRKTISALIGIGACFCTTSAGVQVVDWRAFAELFVATAHAQDADWQKVDETLGRKAAVSGDVHRYGFPRTDLTVTLDGVTIKPALALGGWVAFKPAHGGAMAMGDLVLLESEINPVMAKMIAGGLEITAVHNHLLGANPATFYMHVAGHGDPIKIATAIRDGLAESKTPLSAAAAPPPAVDLDTAQLDQIIGVKGQANGGVYQFNVPRRDPVSEEGIQLSPAAPLGVAIGINFQPTGGGKAAITGDFVMTSDEVNPVIKALRSHGINVTALHSHMLDEQPRLFFMHFWANDDAIKLANGLRAALDKTASTKG; from the coding sequence ATGCGAAAGACAATCTCGGCGTTGATTGGCATCGGCGCGTGCTTCTGCACGACCAGCGCAGGCGTTCAGGTGGTGGATTGGCGAGCCTTCGCCGAACTCTTCGTCGCGACCGCTCACGCGCAAGATGCCGACTGGCAGAAGGTCGACGAGACGCTGGGCCGAAAGGCGGCGGTCAGCGGCGACGTGCATCGTTACGGCTTTCCCCGCACCGACCTCACGGTGACGCTTGATGGCGTGACCATCAAACCGGCACTCGCGCTTGGCGGCTGGGTCGCATTCAAGCCCGCGCATGGCGGCGCCATGGCGATGGGCGACCTGGTGCTGCTCGAATCCGAAATCAACCCGGTCATGGCGAAGATGATCGCGGGCGGGCTCGAGATCACCGCCGTTCACAATCATCTGCTCGGCGCCAATCCGGCGACCTTCTACATGCACGTGGCCGGGCACGGCGACCCGATCAAGATCGCGACCGCCATCCGGGATGGGCTTGCCGAAAGCAAGACGCCGCTGTCGGCGGCGGCGGCCCCTCCGCCGGCTGTCGATCTCGACACGGCGCAACTCGACCAGATCATCGGCGTCAAGGGGCAGGCCAACGGCGGGGTCTATCAGTTCAACGTTCCGCGCCGCGATCCGGTGAGCGAGGAAGGGATACAGTTGAGCCCTGCGGCTCCGCTCGGCGTCGCAATTGGCATCAACTTTCAACCGACCGGCGGCGGCAAGGCGGCCATCACCGGCGATTTCGTCATGACCAGCGACGAGGTGAACCCCGTGATCAAGGCGCTGCGATCGCACGGCATCAACGTGACGGCACTCCATAGCCACATGCTGGACGAACAGCCGCGCCTGTTCTTCATGCACTTCTGGGCCAACGACGACGCGATCAAGCTCGCCAACGGCTTGCGTGCCGCGCTCGACAAGACGGCCAGCACGAAGGGGTGA
- a CDS encoding PepSY domain-containing protein: MRTRTTFRTVLLLAIAAGASTAHALTQEELVARIKGAGYSQVSDIKSTAEGTTAKAVKDGKEVRLVVDSSGQVKEQK, encoded by the coding sequence ATGCGAACACGAACAACCTTCCGTACCGTTCTATTGCTTGCGATTGCGGCCGGCGCATCGACCGCACACGCCCTGACACAAGAGGAACTCGTCGCGAGGATTAAGGGGGCCGGCTACTCGCAGGTCAGTGATATCAAGTCGACCGCCGAGGGCACGACGGCCAAGGCCGTGAAGGATGGCAAGGAAGTGCGGCTCGTCGTCGACAGCAGCGGCCAGGTCAAGGAGCAAAAGTAA
- a CDS encoding Cj0069 family protein has product MDTERHSSLQHSSIQHCVAILSRGDAAARRDATPQNSRFVRIFEALAAIGIEARPVIYDESFAGAVRQQLLAADGVLVWVDPIHQGKTRVELDALLREVAAQGPWVSAHPDVILKMGVKEVLYRTRHLGWGADTHRYDSAASFRAEFPSRLRAHGPRVLKQNRGNGGQGVWKVESLSSADGMIRVLHAQRGSLPEDMLLDTFLARCEPYFGWGGCIIDQAFQPRLPDGMIRCYMSGSKVAGFGHQLIKALIPPPPQGVDSPEAQPGPRIMHGPDAPQFQTLRRQMEDDWTPGMMTTLEIDERSLPVIWDADFLYGPRDAAGADTYVLCEINASSCFAIPEEAPAAIARRVKHRLSQTQTAGSADRSTGTA; this is encoded by the coding sequence ATGGACACCGAACGACACTCTTCACTCCAACACTCTTCCATCCAACATTGCGTCGCCATCCTCTCGCGCGGAGATGCTGCCGCGCGCCGGGACGCGACACCGCAGAACAGCCGCTTCGTGCGCATTTTCGAAGCACTCGCCGCGATCGGCATCGAAGCCCGGCCGGTGATCTATGACGAAAGCTTCGCTGGGGCGGTCCGGCAGCAGCTGCTCGCCGCCGACGGCGTGCTTGTCTGGGTCGATCCGATCCACCAGGGCAAGACGCGTGTCGAACTGGATGCCCTGCTTCGCGAGGTTGCGGCGCAAGGACCATGGGTGAGCGCGCATCCGGACGTCATCCTGAAGATGGGCGTGAAGGAGGTGCTCTACCGCACGCGTCATCTCGGCTGGGGCGCGGACACGCATCGCTATGACAGCGCGGCATCGTTCCGCGCCGAATTCCCGTCGCGCCTTCGCGCGCACGGCCCGCGCGTGCTGAAGCAAAATCGCGGCAATGGTGGCCAGGGCGTCTGGAAGGTCGAGTCTCTCTCCAGCGCGGACGGCATGATTCGGGTGCTGCATGCGCAGCGCGGGAGCCTGCCCGAGGACATGCTGCTCGACACTTTCCTCGCGCGATGCGAGCCCTATTTCGGCTGGGGCGGCTGCATCATCGATCAGGCGTTTCAACCGCGCCTGCCCGACGGGATGATCCGCTGCTATATGAGTGGATCGAAGGTCGCCGGCTTCGGGCATCAGCTGATCAAGGCGCTGATTCCCCCACCGCCCCAAGGCGTGGACTCGCCCGAGGCGCAGCCGGGCCCACGCATCATGCACGGACCGGATGCTCCGCAATTCCAGACGCTGCGAAGGCAGATGGAGGACGACTGGACTCCGGGAATGATGACAACACTGGAGATCGACGAACGCTCGCTTCCGGTGATCTGGGACGCGGACTTCCTGTACGGGCCAAGAGATGCAGCGGGGGCCGACACTTATGTCCTGTGCGAAATCAACGCGAGTTCCTGCTTCGCGATCCCCGAAGAGGCCCCGGCGGCGATCGCGCGGAGGGTGAAGCACCGGCTCTCGCAGACGCAAACGGCCGGTTCGGCGGACAGGAGCACCGGGACCGCGTAG
- a CDS encoding MFS transporter produces MCIGQIGNLLPHVTLSANLAQHLMPAWGLSAAEGGLMASGYAFGYMLAVPLLTTLTDRIDARLVLLCGSILSGLATAAFGIFAQGFWSATAIWSLAGLGFAGAYMPGLKALTDRLPAGDTSRAVTLYASSFSVGVGISFLVAQLVADRWGWRFAFLVTGCGPIAMVLACLLIDERRPAPKPGRLLNFAPVFANREALGYIFGYGAHCFELYGIRTWLVAFWSFVVAHQGAPSWLSPVVMSFTFAVISMPASILGNEAALKFGRHRAITVVMVASACVALIIGLNATAPAWMLALLLITYGLTVPADSGALTAGMSAAAMSKHRGATLALHSTVGFGLSALGAWGTGVALDMAGGPQSAGGWLFVFIVLAAGIALGPFALMWARLEQSPSRAT; encoded by the coding sequence ATGTGCATCGGGCAGATCGGCAATTTGTTGCCGCATGTGACGCTGTCGGCAAACCTCGCACAGCACCTGATGCCAGCCTGGGGACTCTCCGCCGCGGAAGGCGGCTTGATGGCGAGCGGTTATGCGTTCGGCTACATGCTCGCCGTGCCCTTGTTGACGACGTTGACCGATCGGATCGATGCCCGGCTCGTCCTGCTCTGCGGCTCGATCCTGAGCGGGCTTGCGACCGCGGCGTTCGGCATCTTCGCGCAAGGCTTCTGGTCGGCGACGGCGATCTGGTCGCTTGCCGGACTTGGATTTGCCGGCGCTTACATGCCGGGCCTGAAGGCGCTGACGGACCGGCTTCCCGCCGGCGACACGTCGCGCGCTGTGACCCTCTATGCCTCGAGCTTCTCGGTCGGCGTCGGCATCTCGTTCCTGGTTGCACAGCTCGTCGCCGACCGCTGGGGCTGGCGGTTCGCCTTTCTCGTGACCGGCTGCGGTCCGATCGCAATGGTCTTGGCGTGTCTTTTGATCGACGAGCGGCGGCCCGCGCCGAAGCCGGGGCGCCTGCTGAACTTCGCGCCTGTCTTCGCCAACCGCGAGGCGCTCGGCTACATCTTCGGCTACGGCGCTCACTGTTTCGAACTCTACGGCATCCGCACCTGGCTGGTCGCATTCTGGAGCTTCGTCGTCGCGCATCAAGGCGCGCCGTCATGGCTCAGTCCTGTCGTGATGAGTTTCACTTTCGCGGTGATCTCGATGCCGGCCAGCATCCTCGGCAACGAGGCCGCGCTCAAATTCGGACGGCATCGGGCGATCACCGTCGTGATGGTCGCGTCCGCTTGCGTTGCCCTGATCATCGGGCTGAACGCAACAGCGCCGGCATGGATGCTGGCGCTGCTGCTGATCACCTATGGCCTGACCGTGCCGGCCGATTCCGGCGCGTTGACCGCGGGCATGTCGGCCGCGGCTATGTCCAAACATCGCGGCGCGACCCTGGCTTTGCATTCGACCGTCGGCTTCGGCCTGTCGGCGCTTGGTGCCTGGGGAACGGGTGTCGCGCTCGACATGGCCGGCGGTCCGCAAAGCGCCGGCGGCTGGCTGTTTGTCTTCATCGTCCTCGCCGCCGGGATCGCATTGGGTCCGTTTGCGCTGATGTGGGCACGGCTGGAGCAGTCACCGAGCCGCGCGACGTGA